One Streptosporangium becharense genomic window, CGGCGGGCTGCGGCTCGACGATGAAGGGCTACGCGGAGATCCTCGGCGGGGCGTGGGCGGACCGGGCCCGGGCCATCAGGACCGTCGACCTGGCGGAGTACCTCGTCGAGCTGGGCCCGGTGGCCGAACGGCACCCGCTGCCGGTCGTCGCGGCCTACCACGACGCCTGCCACCTGGCCCACGCGCAACGGGTGCGTTCCCAGCCGCGCGCGCTGCTCACCGCGATCCCCGGCCTGGAGCTGAGGGAGATCGCGGAGTCGTCGATCTGCTGCGGCTCGGCGGGGACCTATAACCTGTTCGAGCCGGAGACCGCCAGGGATCTCGGCGACCGCAAGGCGGAGCGGGTCCTCGACACCGGCGCCGGTCTGCTGGTCTCCGCCAACCCCGGCTGCACCATGCAGATCTCCGCGGCGATCCGCCGCCGGGGGGTCGCGCCGATCCCGGTGGCGCACACCGCCCAGGTGCTCGACGCGTCCTTGCGCGGTCTGGCGAAGGTGCCGTGAGCGGACGGGACGACGGGCACGGCGACACGACGGGCACGGCGACACGACGGGTTCACGAGCCCGGGACCACCGGGAGAGAGGGGGACGGATGAGCGGGGTGCAGTCGGTCGACCGGGCACTGGACGTTCTGGAGGCGCTGGCCGAGCGGGGCGGGGAGGCGGCCCTGTCGGAGATCGCGGCGAGCACCGGCCTGCCGTACGGGACCATCCACCGGTTGCTGCGCACGCTGCTCGTGCGGGGTTACGTGCGCCAGGAGTCCGACCGCCGCTACGCCCTGGGAGGCGCGCTGGTCCGGCTCGGCGGCGTGGCCGAGCGCATGGTCGGCGTGTGGGCACAGCCGTACCTGACGAGGATGGTCGAGCTGTCCGGCGAGACGGCCAACCTCGCGGTGCTGGAGGGCGACTTCGTGGTCTACGTCGCCCAGGTCCCCTCCCCGCGGCGGCTGCGGATGTTCGCCGAGGTGGGCAGGCGGGTGCTGCCGCACAGCACGGCGGTGGGCAAGGTCCTGATGGCCGACCGGCCGGACGCCGAGGTGGCGTCGCTGGTGGAGCGGACGGGCATGCCCCGGCGGACCGCCAACACGATCACCGACCTGCCCTCGATGCTGACCGAGCTGGCCCGGGTGCGTCAGAACGGGTACGCGATGGACCTCGGCGAGGAGGAGCTGGGCGTGCACTGCCTGGCCGTGGGCGTACGCGACGGGTCGCGGACGGTGGCCGCGATGTCGGTGTCCGGCCCGGCCGAGCGGATCGACGCGCTCGACCGCCTCGATCTCGCCGAGGGCATGCGCCGGATCGCCCGCGAATTCGGCGCGGAGCTGGGCCCCGCCGGTCCGGCGGGTTGAGGCCCGGAGCGGCCGGTCCGGCGGGTTGAGGCCCGGGGCGGCCGGTCCGCTCCTCGCCGCGCGTCCCGCGCTCACCCGCCCGCGGCCCGCAAGCGCCGCCCGCGTCCCACGGCCCGCAAGCGCCGCCCGCCCGCAGGCCGGGCCGGTCACCCCGCGCGCGACCCGGGACGGTCCGCCTGCCCGCGGCCCTGAATGGTCCGCCCACCTGCGACGCAAGCCCGCCACAAGAGCGGACGGACACGTGTCCGGCCGGATACCAGTGACATGCAAGTCGGCGCTGGAAGACTCCGGCGTCATGGGAGTGTTCGATTTTCTGCTCGCCAGGCGGCTCCGGCGCGGCCCCACCCTGCTGCTGCCGTCCTCTGTCACGCCCCAGGACGTGCTGGAGGCGGTCCGGCTACGCAGCCCCGAGGCCGCGTCACAGGGCGGAGCGATCAGGACCGGGGACGGGGTGCGGCTGCGCGGCCCCTACTCCGTCTGCCGCGAACTGGCGCTCCTGACCGGGCTGCCCGTCGGCTGGCCGGTCGCCTACGTGGTGGACGCTCCGGGCACCGAGCGCGAGACCGACCCCGCCACCGTCGTGGCCGGGCTGGCCGAGCGGCTCGGTGGCCTGTGCTGCCCGCGCCACCCCGCGCGTTCTCCCGACCTGTTCACCGTCACCGGCGGCGCGCTGCCCCTGGAGCGGTTGACCGGCCTGCTGCCGGGTGCGCGTCCCAGGACGGTGCCGGGGTTCGACATCACTCTGCTGTCCGCAGACCGGAACCCTCTGGAGATCACCTTCTGCGGCGGCGAGGACGGGGAGGTGGACTACGAGGTGTCGGTGGCGCACGGGCCGATCACCTCGGCCGTGGTCGAGCAGGCCGAGCGGCTCGCCCTGGCCATCGGCGAGGCGTCCGGCGGCGTCGTCCGCGACCGCAACGGCTTCCGGCTGGGGATACCGGTCGGTTAGCGTCCGGCGTTCCGCCCCCACCCGGCGCGGGGAGCGCCGGGTGCCGCGAGTGGGAACCCGACGACCGCGGCTGACGGTCCCGGCCCCCCGGACCGGTCCGCGACCCGTGGTCCGTGGCCCGTCAGGGCTGGAGGCGGTGGACGGGGACTCCGTCGGCCGAGCAACTGATCTCGACCTGGACGTCTCTCTCCTCCGCCTCGAACTCGACCTGCACCTGCCGGGCCGGGCCGCGCTCGGCGTCATCGGTCTGGAAGCCCTGCGCCGGCCTCCAGGAGCGGAGCGTCACCAGGCCGTTCTCGCACCGGGCGATCACGCTGCCGCCCGGCGTGTCGATCGCCCGGCTCCTGCCGGACGGTGACGCGGCGGGCGGGGCGGCCGAAGGGGGCACTGAGGGGGACGCCGAGGGAGATACCGGGGGGGACGCCGAGGGGGACGCGGCCGTCGGAGAGGAGGGAGCTGTCGTCGGAGCGTCGGTGCCCGCCGGGCCGCCCGGACCCGGCGTGGACGCGGCGGTGCCGCCGGGGACGGCGGACGCGGCGGGTGACGTGGCGAGACGGAGCGCCTCGTCGACCTCGGCCGCGGAGAGCGGCCGGAGGCCGCCGTCCGTCAGGGGCTCACTCAGCCCGCTGGTCACCGCCACTCCCGCTCCGGTCGCGAGAACTCCGGTGACCAGCCATCCGGCCACGACAAGGGGAAGACGCCTGCGCACGCGTCCACTGTGCCACCCGCAACGATAAGACACGGTTAAGGGGCGGATAACGCGCTTTCGACGTGGCTCCTGGGCGGGCTAACGTGGCATCCGATGTCGAACGTGCTGCTCATCGAGGACGACGCCGCGATCCGCACCTCGCTCACCCGGGGGTTGCGCGACCGCGGCCACGCCGTGTCGTCCGCACCCACCGCCCTCGACGGCCTGCGGCTCGCCGTCGAGGAACGGCCCGACCTGGTCGTGCTGGACCTCGGACTGCCCGACATGGACGGGCTGGACCTGCTGCGCATGATCCGCGCGGTGAGCCGGGTCCCGGTGATCGTGGCGACCGCGCGGGACGGCGACACGGTGATGGTCCGGCTGCTGGACGAGGGGGCCGACGACTACGTGGTCAAACCGTTCAGCGCGGCCCAGCTGGATGCCCGGATCCGGGCGGTGCTGCGGCGCGCCGGGGAGAGCCGGGCCGACAGCTCGGTCACCGTCGGCGGGCTGCGGATCGACCCGCGCACCCGGGAGGCGACCCTGGACGGCGCGCCGCTGGACCTCAGCCCCCGGGAGTTCGACCTGCTCCACTACCTGGCCGCGCGGGCCGGCGAGGTGATCACCAAACGTGAGCTGCTCACCCACGTCTGGCAGATCCCGTACGGGGGTGCCGACAAGACAGTGGACGTCCACCTGTCGTGGCTGCGCCGCAAGCTGGGTGAGACGTCCCAGGAGCCCCGCTACCTGCAGACCGTGCGCGGCGTCGGCGTGCGGCTGGCCGCCCCGGCATGAGGCGCTGGCTCGCCCTGCTGGTCGCGGCCACCACCTCCCTGGTGCTGGTCGCCCTGCTCGTCCCGCTCGCCCTGCTGGTCCGCACGGTCGCCGAAAGCGGCGCCGTGAGCGAGGCCCAGGCGGAGGCCGATTCCGTGGCTGCCGCGGTCGGCGCGCTGGACGCCGAGACCCTGCAGCTGACCACCGAGCAGCTGGCGCACCCGGTCACGGTCTTCCTGCCCGGCGGGCAGGTGGTCGGCGCCCCGGCCCCCCGCTCCGCGGCCGTGCGGCTCGCCGCCCGGGGCCGCAGCGTCACCGCCACCGCCCCGGGCGGGCGGGAGATCCTGGTCGCGGTACGGGGTGCTCCGGGCGGCACGGCCGTGGTCCGGGTGTTCCTCAGCGACGACCTGCTGACCAGGGGCGTCACCCAGGTGTGGATCGGCCTGGCGGCGCTCGGGCTGGCCCTGGTGGGGCTGGGCATCCTCGTCGGCGACCGGCTCGCCCGCGCGGTGATCAGGCCCATCATGTCGCTGGCGGCGGTCTCCCACCGGCTCGCCGCCGGAGACCTGTCCGCCAGGACCGTGCCCGAGGGTCCCCCGGAGGTCCACGCGGTCGGCCTGGCCCTGAACCACCTGGCCGGACGCATCACCGACCTGCTCGACGAGGAGCGGGAGAACGTCGCCGACCTGTCCCACCGGTTGCGCACCCCGCTGACCGGTCTCCGGCTGGAGGCCGAGTCGCTGGCCGACCCGGAGGAGGCGTCCAGGATCGAGGCCAGGGTGGACGCCCTGGAGCGCGCCGTCACCGCGGTGATCAACGAGGCCAGGCGTCGCTCCCAGGGCCGGGCCGAGTGCGACGCGGCGGCGGTGACCGGGGCCCGGGTCGCCTTCTGGTCCGTGCTCGCCGAGGACCAGGGTCGTGACTTCACGCTCGACCTGGCCCCCGGTCCGCTGCCCGTCGCGGTCTCCGCGGGAGACCTGGCCGCCTGCGTGGACGCGTTGCTCGGCAACGTCTTCGCGCACACGCCCGAAGGGGCGTCGTTCTCCGTGCGGCTGGAGTCCGCCACCGACGGCGCGCTGCTGACCGTCTCCGACGCCGGGCCGGGCTTCGCCACGTCCACCGCCCTGGAGCGCGGCGAGAGCGGCGCGGGATCGACCGGGCTGGGCCTGGACATCGCCCGCCGCACGGCGGAGTCGGCGGGCGGCTCGCTGCGGCTGGGGACGTCCCCGCAGGGCGGGGCGGAGGTGGCCGTCCTGTTGCCCGCCGTCTCCCCGGCGGCGGGCCGTCCCCCACGTTGAGCACGGCGAACCGGTGGGCCCCATGTTTGGCGCGGGAGACCGCGGAGGCACTTTCAGCGCGGGAAACCGGAGGCACCTTTGGCGCGGGAAACCGGAGGGCCGCCGGCCGGAAGTGACCCCTCCGGCCGGCGGCCCCGGTCCCGCTAACGGTCGGCGCGCAGGCTGGGGACCGGGTGCGGCCCCTCGGTCTCCAGCCGGTACTCGCGGCCCGACTTGGCGCGGTTCTCGTCGATGACCCGCTCGCTCGGCGGCGCCTCGCCTCCGTGGATCTGTGCCTGCAGCTGCTCGAACCGCTCGTGCGCCTCCTGGACGTAGCCGGTGCCGATGGTGGTGAAGTCGATCTGGGTCTCCAGCAGTTCGCGGAGGTAGGCCTTGTTCGGCTCGAAGGTGACCGGCGCGGGCAGGGCCGGGGCGACGACCTCCTGGGGGTCACGGCCGTCGTACCGTTTGAACAGCTCGGCGGCCAGGCGCAGGTGCTCCAGCTCCATGTTGAGATGCAGTTCCCAGATCGCCCTGACCTTCGGGTCCGACTCGGTCTCCATGAACGAGTGGTACAGGTAGCACTCGTTGTACTCGTGGTCGAGCAGCTGCTCCCACCACGTCTCCCCCGGATCGACCAGCGACTCGTAGTGCGTGACGTGCTCCTCCTCGATCAGACCGATCTCCTGGTAGAGCTGCCGGGCGATCGGCTCCATGTAGGTGGGGCCCACGTTCATGTAGAAGTTCATCGTTTGCTGCTCGGCCGCCATGATCGTCAGGGCGTGCAGCTTGGAGATCGGCTCGGTGGCCGTCTTGTCGTAGGGCTGGCGCAGGTTGTCGATGGGATGACGGTGGTGGAGGTACGTGGGCCTGCCCGGCGTGACCTCGGTCAGGTTGTCGACGATCTTCTCCGCCTTGCGGTGCTCGATCATCTCGTACAGGTTCGCGTAGCGGTACAGGTGGTCGAAGTCCTCCAGGACGCCGAACTGGTAGGCCTGCTTGAGGTACGGGTCGGGTTCCATCCGCGCCACCCAGGCGGTCAGGTCGACCGCGACCTGCTCGTAGGCGATCGTGGTCTCCAGCACGGAGGCCAGCCCCGGCAGGAGCCAGTTGACCGCCTTCTGCTGCTGCGCCTCGATGTAGCGGACCTGGGCCAGCTGCTGCTTGACGGCCGGGTCGGGGCAGCGCCGGGTGAACTGGTGGCTGAAGAGGATCGCCTCGACCTCGATGCCGTTCATGGCGATGATCCGGCACCGGGTGTACGGGTCGACGTGGTCGGGATCGATCGGGGTGACGTTGAGCTCACTCCAGTTGCGCAACTGCCGGTCCAGCGGGATGCCGCGTTCTTGCAACGGGTTGAAGGTCACGAACAGCTCCTCTGATGGTCCTGCTTCGGGTCCTTGCCGGGCTCGCACCGTGACGCCCCCGCCGGCCCCCGCCACAGGACGTGGACCATGCCGCCGCGCGACCGGACGTACGCGGCCGTCGCCAAAGGTGCGGGCGTCTCACGCGCCGCGTGGACGACGGGCGACGTCGGGTGCCGGGAAGGCGCGTACGGCGAAAGCGGTGCCGGGGCGTGTCGCCACGCGGCGCGGTTCACCGTTCCCACCTGGATGGACACCAGGGTGTGCCGGGCACCGTTGCGACACCGGGCGCCGGTTCGCAGCGGTGACGGACGGACAAGGATGGCATGTCTGGTCAGCCGAAGCTGGCACTACCCCCTTCCGGAGCGGGCATGCGGGTTCCTGCGAGATTTCCCCGGAGTCCGGTGTGCCCGCCTCCGGACGGACCCCGGCGGAACCCACGGCCGGACGGCGGAGCGTAACCGCCGTGGGCCCCGGCCGACGGACCCCGCCGCGAGCCCGGGACGGCTCATCCCGGTCCGCCGGGACGTGAGCGCAACGCCCGCCCGGTCAGAGCGCAGACCTCCTCCACCAGCGCCGCCTCCGCCATGGCGCACGGGCCGGCCGCGGCAGGCCAGACCACGGTGACGACACCCGGCGCGTCGCCGCCCACTCCCAGTGGGGAACAGACCAGGGAGACCGCGTCCAGCCGGGCCGCCACCGGGACTCCTTCACCGTCGGTTCCCAGCATCCGGGCGTCGTCGAAGTGAGGCTTGATCACCGTACGGCCGGTCGCCCGGACCCGGCCAGGGAGGTCGAGCATGCCCCGGCCGGTCTCCGTCAGCCACAGCGTCTTCTCCCCCTCCCCGCCGCCGTGCACCGCCACCCTGCGCAGTTCCTCCCCCGCCACGACGTCGGCGGCGGCGAACGCGCCGAACTCCCCGGCGAGCAGCTCGACGACCCGGTCGAGCAGGTCGCGGGCACCGAGACCCGCGTCGGCGAGGACACCGGCGACGGAGCCGAGGAGATCGGCGCGGCGGGTCTGCGACACGATGTCGTCCAGCGGCCGCGACGAAGAACCAGCGGACTCGGCGGACTCGGCGGGCACCGTCCCCGGTGCCGTCACCAGGATCTGGGGCCGGTCGGCGCCGTGGGCCTCCAGCCTGGTCAGCAGGATCCGCGTGTGGACCGGTCGCAGGCGGGTGACGAG contains:
- a CDS encoding HAMP domain-containing sensor histidine kinase; its protein translation is MRRWLALLVAATTSLVLVALLVPLALLVRTVAESGAVSEAQAEADSVAAAVGALDAETLQLTTEQLAHPVTVFLPGGQVVGAPAPRSAAVRLAARGRSVTATAPGGREILVAVRGAPGGTAVVRVFLSDDLLTRGVTQVWIGLAALGLALVGLGILVGDRLARAVIRPIMSLAAVSHRLAAGDLSARTVPEGPPEVHAVGLALNHLAGRITDLLDEERENVADLSHRLRTPLTGLRLEAESLADPEEASRIEARVDALERAVTAVINEARRRSQGRAECDAAAVTGARVAFWSVLAEDQGRDFTLDLAPGPLPVAVSAGDLAACVDALLGNVFAHTPEGASFSVRLESATDGALLTVSDAGPGFATSTALERGESGAGSTGLGLDIARRTAESAGGSLRLGTSPQGGAEVAVLLPAVSPAAGRPPR
- a CDS encoding IclR family transcriptional regulator, with product MSGVQSVDRALDVLEALAERGGEAALSEIAASTGLPYGTIHRLLRTLLVRGYVRQESDRRYALGGALVRLGGVAERMVGVWAQPYLTRMVELSGETANLAVLEGDFVVYVAQVPSPRRLRMFAEVGRRVLPHSTAVGKVLMADRPDAEVASLVERTGMPRRTANTITDLPSMLTELARVRQNGYAMDLGEEELGVHCLAVGVRDGSRTVAAMSVSGPAERIDALDRLDLAEGMRRIAREFGAELGPAGPAG
- a CDS encoding PAS domain-containing protein, whose product is MTDPDALGRECRRLRARLDELRSSWLLARGGPETEAIAEAAFLELDAVCEALRASRENAGEPSAEIPPAEPVAERDRRLLRAAFMQSPVPALLLEGEEGVVTWANDAALGLLGQSRAYLGGRPLAVLVDLRTRAAFRSALTAVARLGGRRELDGRLVTRLRPVHTRILLTRLEAHGADRPQILVTAPGTVPAESAESAGSSSRPLDDIVSQTRRADLLGSVAGVLADAGLGARDLLDRVVELLAGEFGAFAAADVVAGEELRRVAVHGGGEGEKTLWLTETGRGMLDLPGRVRATGRTVIKPHFDDARMLGTDGEGVPVAARLDAVSLVCSPLGVGGDAPGVVTVVWPAAAGPCAMAEAALVEEVCALTGRALRSRPGGPG
- a CDS encoding response regulator transcription factor; this encodes MSNVLLIEDDAAIRTSLTRGLRDRGHAVSSAPTALDGLRLAVEERPDLVVLDLGLPDMDGLDLLRMIRAVSRVPVIVATARDGDTVMVRLLDEGADDYVVKPFSAAQLDARIRAVLRRAGESRADSSVTVGGLRIDPRTREATLDGAPLDLSPREFDLLHYLAARAGEVITKRELLTHVWQIPYGGADKTVDVHLSWLRRKLGETSQEPRYLQTVRGVGVRLAAPA